Part of the Candidatus Eisenbacteria bacterium genome is shown below.
CATAGCCTCTTTCCTTGCAGGGCCTTGGTGAATCGAGGCTGCCGGCCCACGTGAGCTGCCTCTGCGGGCATTGTCGCGCGATTGGTCGCGGTCTGTCAAGTAGACACATGCATATCGCATCGTCAGATGAACAAACTGTTTGTTCACTTGACACCCAGAGGTCGATTGGGATACTGTTCACGCGTGCCAAGAACAACCGCCCCAGCACTCTACCGACAGATCGGCGATCGGATCGCTGCGAAGCGGCGCGAGCGCCGTCCGCTGATGAGCCAACAAGGACTCGCAACCGCGGCAGGCGTGTCGCGAGCGACCATCGTGAACATCGAGCGCGGGCGCCACCGAGTGCAGCTCCACGTTCTCTACGACATCGCCCGCGCACTCGGGGCAGGCGTCCAGGATCTACTCCCGAGGCTCTCCGCCTCGGCGCCGCCGCCGCTTCCCCAAGACATCCTAACTAAGCTAAAGCCCGATGAAGTGGCTTCGGTAGGCCGCTTGCTTGAGGACACTCACGGAGGCCAACATGGCGAGCAATAGGATTGCGAGAGCCGCACATGAGGTGCTGCGTGAAACCGACACGACGAAGGCGCCGGTACCTGTCTTCGATATTGCCCGAAGGCTTGGGGTTGTTCTTCGCGTCGGCCCTCTTCCTGAAGAGCTGAGTGGTTTCTTAGTCCGCGAAGGCGGGAAAGTGGTCATCGGAGTGAATAGCCTTCATCCAAAGCAGCGGCAAGCGTTTACCGTGGCTCACGAACTTGGGCATTTGAGGCTTCACCGCGACGATAGCTTCGTCGATCGAGGGTTTTCGTTCTACTTTCGAAACCAACGATCAAGTCAGGCTGTCGATCAGAAAGAAGTCCAGGCAAATCAGTTTGCCGCTGAGCTGCTGATGCCAGCGCATCTGCTAGAGCCCCTGCTCAACGGAAGGTCTGTCGACGTCGGCGATGAGCATTTCATCAGTTCTCTCGCCAAGCAGTTCCAAGTGAGCAGCCAGGCAATGACCTTCCGACTCATAAACCTGGGAAAGGCCAAGCGAGATACTGGAAACTGAATCGCGGCATCCCGGTCATCAAATCTTCGAGCATTCCCACCGATAGGAGTCGACCGCATGACCAATGCCTCCGCGGGTAAGGATCGCGGATCCGGGCGCTGGACGAACCGATCCGTCAAGGCGTTGGCACAGGACCGCGACCCAGTGCAACTCATTATCGCCCTCGCTCGCCAGACGGCGATTGAGGCCCTCGACAAGGGATGGAT
Proteins encoded:
- a CDS encoding helix-turn-helix transcriptional regulator, translating into MNKLFVHLTPRGRLGYCSRVPRTTAPALYRQIGDRIAAKRRERRPLMSQQGLATAAGVSRATIVNIERGRHRVQLHVLYDIARALGAGVQDLLPRLSASAPPPLPQDILTKLKPDEVASVGRLLEDTHGGQHGEQ
- a CDS encoding ImmA/IrrE family metallo-endopeptidase — translated: MLRETDTTKAPVPVFDIARRLGVVLRVGPLPEELSGFLVREGGKVVIGVNSLHPKQRQAFTVAHELGHLRLHRDDSFVDRGFSFYFRNQRSSQAVDQKEVQANQFAAELLMPAHLLEPLLNGRSVDVGDEHFISSLAKQFQVSSQAMTFRLINLGKAKRDTGN